A genomic stretch from Bos javanicus breed banteng chromosome 29, ARS-OSU_banteng_1.0, whole genome shotgun sequence includes:
- the ZBTB44 gene encoding zinc finger and BTB domain-containing protein 44 isoform X2 — MGVKTFTHSSSSHSQEMLGKLNMLRNDGHFCDITIRVQDKIFRAHKVVLAACSDFFRTKLVGQAEDENKNVLDLHHVTVTGFIPLLEYAYTATLSINTENIIDVLAAASYMQMFSVASTCSEFMKSSILWNTPNSQPEKGLDAGQENNSNCNFTSRDGSISPVSSECSVVERTIPVCRESRRKRKSYIVMSPESPVKCSTQTSSPQVLNSSTSYSENRNQPVDSSLAFPWTFPFGIDRRNQPDKVKQAENTRTLELPGPSETGRRMTDYVTCESTKTALPLGAEEDVRVKVERLSDEEVHEEVSQPVSASQSSLSDQQTVPGSEQVQEDLLISPQSSSIGSVDEGITEGLPTLQGTSSTSAHVDDDDRSTERPSPNGPDRPFQCPTCGVRFTRIQNLKQHMLIHSGIKPFQCDRCGKKFTRAYSLKMHRLKHEGKRCFRCQICSATFTSFGEYKHHMRVSRHIIRKPRIYECKTCGAMFTNSGNLIVHLRSLNHEASELANYFQSSDFLVPDYLNQEQEETLVQYDLGEHSFESNSSVQMPVISQVSSTQNCESTFPLGSLGLTEKEEEMPEQPKTSACAEATRDDPPKSELSSITIE; from the exons atggGTGTGAAAACATTTACTCATAGCTCCTCTTCCCACAGCCAGGAAATGCTTGGAAAGCTAAATATGCTTCGAAATGATGGACATTTTTGTGATATCACTATTCGTGTCCAGGACAAAATCTTCCGGGCACATAAGGTGGTATTAGCAGCTTGCAGTGATTTCTTTCGCACCAAACTTGTAGGCCAAGCAGAAGATGAGAACAAGAATGTGTTGGATTTGCATCATGTTACAGTGACTGGCTTTATACCCCTTTTAGAGTATGCGTACACAGCTACTCTGTCAATTAACACAGAAAATATCATTGATGTTCTAGCTGCAGCCAGCTATATGCAAATGTTCAGTGTTGCTAGCACCTGCTCAGAGTTCATGAAATCAAGCATTTTATGGAATACACCCAACAGCCAACCAGAAAAGGGTCTGGATGCTGGACAAGAAAATAACTCTAACTGCAATTTTACGTCTCGAGATGGAAGCATTTCTCCAGTGTCTTCAGAGTGCAGTGTGGTAGAAAGAACCATCCCTGTCTGCCGAGAATCACGGAGAAAGCGCAAAAGCTACATTGTTATGTCTCCTGAAAGTCCTGTAAAGTGCAGCACACAAACAAGTTCTCCCCAGGTGTTGAATTCTTCAACTTCCTattcagaaaatagaaatcaaCCAGTTGACTCTTCTCTAGCTTTTCCCTGGACTTTTCCTTTTGGAATTGATCGAAGGAATCAGCCTGATAAGGTTAAGCAAGCAGAAAATACCCGGACTTTAGAATTACCTGGCCCATCTGAGACAGGGAGAAGAATGACTGATTATGTGACTTGCGAGAGCACAAAAACTGCCTTGCCTCTGGGTGCCGAGGAAGATGTCCGGGTCAAAGTGGAAAGGCTAAGTGACGAGGAGGTCCATGAGGAAGTATCCCAGCCTGTCAGTGCGTCTCAGAGTTCACTGAGTGATCAGCAGACAGTGCCAGGAAGTGAGCAAGTGCAAGAGGACCTTCTGATTAGTCCCCAGTCTTCCTCCATAG gctcagtagatgAAGGCATCACGGAGGGATTGCCTACGCTTCAGGGCACTTCTAGCACCAGCGCTCACGTAGATGATGATGATCG CAGCACAGAACGGCCAAGTCCCAATGGTCCAGATAGACCTTTTCAGTGTCCAACGTGTGGGGTGCGATTCACCCGTATTCAGAACCTGAAGCAGCACATGCTGATCCACTCAG GAATTAAACCATTTCAGTGTGACCGCTGTGGGAAAAAGTTCACCAGGGCTTACTCGCTAAAGATGCATCGCCTAAAGCATGAAGGTAAACGCTGTTTCCGGTGCCAGATATGTAGTGCCACTTTCACTTCCTTCGGGGAATATAAACACCACATGAGGGTTTCCCGGCACATTATCCGCAAGCCTCGGATTTACGAGTGCAAAACATGTGGCGCCATGTTCACCAACTCTGGAAATTTAATCGTGCACCTGAGGAGTCTGAACCATGAAGCGTCAGAGCTAGCAAACTACTTCCAGAGCAG TGATTTCCTAGTACCGGACTACTTAAACCAGGAGCAAGAAGAGACCCTTGTTCAATATGATCTTGGAGAACACAGTTTTGAAAGCAACTCTTCTGTTCAAATGCCTGTAATTTCACAGGTCTCCTCGACCCAGAATTGTGAAAGCACTTTTCCCTTGGGGTCTCTTGGGCTgacagaaaaggaggaagaaatgccAGAGCAGCCAAAGACCAGTGCTTGTGCCGAGGCAACCAGAGATGACCCCCCAAAATCAGAGCTGTCTTCTATAACTATTGAGTAA
- the ZBTB44 gene encoding zinc finger and BTB domain-containing protein 44 isoform X3 — protein sequence MGVKTFTHSSSSHSQEMLGKLNMLRNDGHFCDITIRVQDKIFRAHKVVLAACSDFFRTKLVGQAEDENKNVLDLHHVTVTGFIPLLEYAYTATLSINTENIIDVLAAASYMQMFSVASTCSEFMKSSILWNTPNSQPEKGLDAGQENNSNCNFTSRDGSISPVSSECSVVERTIPVCRESRRKRKSYIVMSPESPVKCSTQTSSPQVLNSSTSYSENRNQPVDSSLAFPWTFPFGIDRRNQPDKVKQAENTRTLELPGPSETGRRMTDYVTCESTKTALPLGAEEDVRVKVERLSDEEVHEEVSQPVSASQSSLSDQQTVPGSEQVQEDLLISPQSSSIGSVDEGITEGLPTLQGTSSTSAHVDDDDRTERPSPNGPDRPFQCPTCGVRFTRIQNLKQHMLIHSGIKPFQCDRCGKKFTRAYSLKMHRLKHEGKRCFRCQICSATFTSFGEYKHHMRVSRHIIRKPRIYECKTCGAMFTNSGNLIVHLRSLNHEASELANYFQSSDFLVPDYLNQEQEETLVQYDLGEHSFESNSSVQMPVISQVSSTQNCESTFPLGSLGLTEKEEEMPEQPKTSACAEATRDDPPKSELSSITIE from the exons atggGTGTGAAAACATTTACTCATAGCTCCTCTTCCCACAGCCAGGAAATGCTTGGAAAGCTAAATATGCTTCGAAATGATGGACATTTTTGTGATATCACTATTCGTGTCCAGGACAAAATCTTCCGGGCACATAAGGTGGTATTAGCAGCTTGCAGTGATTTCTTTCGCACCAAACTTGTAGGCCAAGCAGAAGATGAGAACAAGAATGTGTTGGATTTGCATCATGTTACAGTGACTGGCTTTATACCCCTTTTAGAGTATGCGTACACAGCTACTCTGTCAATTAACACAGAAAATATCATTGATGTTCTAGCTGCAGCCAGCTATATGCAAATGTTCAGTGTTGCTAGCACCTGCTCAGAGTTCATGAAATCAAGCATTTTATGGAATACACCCAACAGCCAACCAGAAAAGGGTCTGGATGCTGGACAAGAAAATAACTCTAACTGCAATTTTACGTCTCGAGATGGAAGCATTTCTCCAGTGTCTTCAGAGTGCAGTGTGGTAGAAAGAACCATCCCTGTCTGCCGAGAATCACGGAGAAAGCGCAAAAGCTACATTGTTATGTCTCCTGAAAGTCCTGTAAAGTGCAGCACACAAACAAGTTCTCCCCAGGTGTTGAATTCTTCAACTTCCTattcagaaaatagaaatcaaCCAGTTGACTCTTCTCTAGCTTTTCCCTGGACTTTTCCTTTTGGAATTGATCGAAGGAATCAGCCTGATAAGGTTAAGCAAGCAGAAAATACCCGGACTTTAGAATTACCTGGCCCATCTGAGACAGGGAGAAGAATGACTGATTATGTGACTTGCGAGAGCACAAAAACTGCCTTGCCTCTGGGTGCCGAGGAAGATGTCCGGGTCAAAGTGGAAAGGCTAAGTGACGAGGAGGTCCATGAGGAAGTATCCCAGCCTGTCAGTGCGTCTCAGAGTTCACTGAGTGATCAGCAGACAGTGCCAGGAAGTGAGCAAGTGCAAGAGGACCTTCTGATTAGTCCCCAGTCTTCCTCCATAG gctcagtagatgAAGGCATCACGGAGGGATTGCCTACGCTTCAGGGCACTTCTAGCACCAGCGCTCACGTAGATGATGATGATCG CACAGAACGGCCAAGTCCCAATGGTCCAGATAGACCTTTTCAGTGTCCAACGTGTGGGGTGCGATTCACCCGTATTCAGAACCTGAAGCAGCACATGCTGATCCACTCAG GAATTAAACCATTTCAGTGTGACCGCTGTGGGAAAAAGTTCACCAGGGCTTACTCGCTAAAGATGCATCGCCTAAAGCATGAAGGTAAACGCTGTTTCCGGTGCCAGATATGTAGTGCCACTTTCACTTCCTTCGGGGAATATAAACACCACATGAGGGTTTCCCGGCACATTATCCGCAAGCCTCGGATTTACGAGTGCAAAACATGTGGCGCCATGTTCACCAACTCTGGAAATTTAATCGTGCACCTGAGGAGTCTGAACCATGAAGCGTCAGAGCTAGCAAACTACTTCCAGAGCAG TGATTTCCTAGTACCGGACTACTTAAACCAGGAGCAAGAAGAGACCCTTGTTCAATATGATCTTGGAGAACACAGTTTTGAAAGCAACTCTTCTGTTCAAATGCCTGTAATTTCACAGGTCTCCTCGACCCAGAATTGTGAAAGCACTTTTCCCTTGGGGTCTCTTGGGCTgacagaaaaggaggaagaaatgccAGAGCAGCCAAAGACCAGTGCTTGTGCCGAGGCAACCAGAGATGACCCCCCAAAATCAGAGCTGTCTTCTATAACTATTGAGTAA
- the ZBTB44 gene encoding zinc finger and BTB domain-containing protein 44 isoform X1, producing MGVKTFTHSSSSHSQEMLGKLNMLRNDGHFCDITIRVQDKIFRAHKVVLAACSDFFRTKLVGQAEDENKNVLDLHHVTVTGFIPLLEYAYTATLSINTENIIDVLAAASYMQMFSVASTCSEFMKSSILWNTPNSQPEKGLDAGQENNSNCNFTSRDGSISPVSSECSVVERTIPVCRESRRKRKSYIVMSPESPVKCSTQTSSPQVLNSSTSYSENRNQPVDSSLAFPWTFPFGIDRRNQPDKVKQAENTRTLELPGPSETGRRMTDYVTCESTKTALPLGAEEDVRVKVERLSDEEVHEEVSQPVSASQSSLSDQQTVPGSEQVQEDLLISPQSSSIGSVDEGITEGLPTLQGTSSTSAHVDDDDRLENVQYPYQLYIAPSTSSTERPSPNGPDRPFQCPTCGVRFTRIQNLKQHMLIHSGIKPFQCDRCGKKFTRAYSLKMHRLKHEGKRCFRCQICSATFTSFGEYKHHMRVSRHIIRKPRIYECKTCGAMFTNSGNLIVHLRSLNHEASELANYFQSSDFLVPDYLNQEQEETLVQYDLGEHSFESNSSVQMPVISQVSSTQNCESTFPLGSLGLTEKEEEMPEQPKTSACAEATRDDPPKSELSSITIE from the exons atggGTGTGAAAACATTTACTCATAGCTCCTCTTCCCACAGCCAGGAAATGCTTGGAAAGCTAAATATGCTTCGAAATGATGGACATTTTTGTGATATCACTATTCGTGTCCAGGACAAAATCTTCCGGGCACATAAGGTGGTATTAGCAGCTTGCAGTGATTTCTTTCGCACCAAACTTGTAGGCCAAGCAGAAGATGAGAACAAGAATGTGTTGGATTTGCATCATGTTACAGTGACTGGCTTTATACCCCTTTTAGAGTATGCGTACACAGCTACTCTGTCAATTAACACAGAAAATATCATTGATGTTCTAGCTGCAGCCAGCTATATGCAAATGTTCAGTGTTGCTAGCACCTGCTCAGAGTTCATGAAATCAAGCATTTTATGGAATACACCCAACAGCCAACCAGAAAAGGGTCTGGATGCTGGACAAGAAAATAACTCTAACTGCAATTTTACGTCTCGAGATGGAAGCATTTCTCCAGTGTCTTCAGAGTGCAGTGTGGTAGAAAGAACCATCCCTGTCTGCCGAGAATCACGGAGAAAGCGCAAAAGCTACATTGTTATGTCTCCTGAAAGTCCTGTAAAGTGCAGCACACAAACAAGTTCTCCCCAGGTGTTGAATTCTTCAACTTCCTattcagaaaatagaaatcaaCCAGTTGACTCTTCTCTAGCTTTTCCCTGGACTTTTCCTTTTGGAATTGATCGAAGGAATCAGCCTGATAAGGTTAAGCAAGCAGAAAATACCCGGACTTTAGAATTACCTGGCCCATCTGAGACAGGGAGAAGAATGACTGATTATGTGACTTGCGAGAGCACAAAAACTGCCTTGCCTCTGGGTGCCGAGGAAGATGTCCGGGTCAAAGTGGAAAGGCTAAGTGACGAGGAGGTCCATGAGGAAGTATCCCAGCCTGTCAGTGCGTCTCAGAGTTCACTGAGTGATCAGCAGACAGTGCCAGGAAGTGAGCAAGTGCAAGAGGACCTTCTGATTAGTCCCCAGTCTTCCTCCATAG gctcagtagatgAAGGCATCACGGAGGGATTGCCTACGCTTCAGGGCACTTCTAGCACCAGCGCTCACGTAGATGATGATGATCG ATTGGAAAATGTTCAGTATCCCTACCAACTCTACATTGCTCCTTCCACCAGCAGCACAGAACGGCCAAGTCCCAATGGTCCAGATAGACCTTTTCAGTGTCCAACGTGTGGGGTGCGATTCACCCGTATTCAGAACCTGAAGCAGCACATGCTGATCCACTCAG GAATTAAACCATTTCAGTGTGACCGCTGTGGGAAAAAGTTCACCAGGGCTTACTCGCTAAAGATGCATCGCCTAAAGCATGAAGGTAAACGCTGTTTCCGGTGCCAGATATGTAGTGCCACTTTCACTTCCTTCGGGGAATATAAACACCACATGAGGGTTTCCCGGCACATTATCCGCAAGCCTCGGATTTACGAGTGCAAAACATGTGGCGCCATGTTCACCAACTCTGGAAATTTAATCGTGCACCTGAGGAGTCTGAACCATGAAGCGTCAGAGCTAGCAAACTACTTCCAGAGCAG TGATTTCCTAGTACCGGACTACTTAAACCAGGAGCAAGAAGAGACCCTTGTTCAATATGATCTTGGAGAACACAGTTTTGAAAGCAACTCTTCTGTTCAAATGCCTGTAATTTCACAGGTCTCCTCGACCCAGAATTGTGAAAGCACTTTTCCCTTGGGGTCTCTTGGGCTgacagaaaaggaggaagaaatgccAGAGCAGCCAAAGACCAGTGCTTGTGCCGAGGCAACCAGAGATGACCCCCCAAAATCAGAGCTGTCTTCTATAACTATTGAGTAA
- the ZBTB44 gene encoding zinc finger and BTB domain-containing protein 44 isoform X4, translating into MGVKTFTHSSSSHSQEMLGKLNMLRNDGHFCDITIRVQDKIFRAHKVVLAACSDFFRTKLVGQAEDENKNVLDLHHVTVTGFIPLLEYAYTATLSINTENIIDVLAAASYMQMFSVASTCSEFMKSSILWNTPNSQPEKGLDAGQENNSNCNFTSRDGSISPVSSECSVVERTIPVCRESRRKRKSYIVMSPESPVKCSTQTSSPQVLNSSTSYSENRNQPVDSSLAFPWTFPFGIDRRNQPDKVKQAENTRTLELPGPSETGRRMTDYVTCESTKTALPLGAEEDVRVKVERLSDEEVHEEVSQPVSASQSSLSDQQTVPGSEQVQEDLLISPQSSSIGSVDEGITEGLPTLQGTSSTSAHVDDDDRLENVQYPYQLYIAPSTSSTERPSPNGPDRPFQCPTCGVRFTRIQNLKQHMLIHSGIKPFQCDRCGKKFTRAYSLKMHRLKHEVIS; encoded by the exons atggGTGTGAAAACATTTACTCATAGCTCCTCTTCCCACAGCCAGGAAATGCTTGGAAAGCTAAATATGCTTCGAAATGATGGACATTTTTGTGATATCACTATTCGTGTCCAGGACAAAATCTTCCGGGCACATAAGGTGGTATTAGCAGCTTGCAGTGATTTCTTTCGCACCAAACTTGTAGGCCAAGCAGAAGATGAGAACAAGAATGTGTTGGATTTGCATCATGTTACAGTGACTGGCTTTATACCCCTTTTAGAGTATGCGTACACAGCTACTCTGTCAATTAACACAGAAAATATCATTGATGTTCTAGCTGCAGCCAGCTATATGCAAATGTTCAGTGTTGCTAGCACCTGCTCAGAGTTCATGAAATCAAGCATTTTATGGAATACACCCAACAGCCAACCAGAAAAGGGTCTGGATGCTGGACAAGAAAATAACTCTAACTGCAATTTTACGTCTCGAGATGGAAGCATTTCTCCAGTGTCTTCAGAGTGCAGTGTGGTAGAAAGAACCATCCCTGTCTGCCGAGAATCACGGAGAAAGCGCAAAAGCTACATTGTTATGTCTCCTGAAAGTCCTGTAAAGTGCAGCACACAAACAAGTTCTCCCCAGGTGTTGAATTCTTCAACTTCCTattcagaaaatagaaatcaaCCAGTTGACTCTTCTCTAGCTTTTCCCTGGACTTTTCCTTTTGGAATTGATCGAAGGAATCAGCCTGATAAGGTTAAGCAAGCAGAAAATACCCGGACTTTAGAATTACCTGGCCCATCTGAGACAGGGAGAAGAATGACTGATTATGTGACTTGCGAGAGCACAAAAACTGCCTTGCCTCTGGGTGCCGAGGAAGATGTCCGGGTCAAAGTGGAAAGGCTAAGTGACGAGGAGGTCCATGAGGAAGTATCCCAGCCTGTCAGTGCGTCTCAGAGTTCACTGAGTGATCAGCAGACAGTGCCAGGAAGTGAGCAAGTGCAAGAGGACCTTCTGATTAGTCCCCAGTCTTCCTCCATAG gctcagtagatgAAGGCATCACGGAGGGATTGCCTACGCTTCAGGGCACTTCTAGCACCAGCGCTCACGTAGATGATGATGATCG ATTGGAAAATGTTCAGTATCCCTACCAACTCTACATTGCTCCTTCCACCAGCAGCACAGAACGGCCAAGTCCCAATGGTCCAGATAGACCTTTTCAGTGTCCAACGTGTGGGGTGCGATTCACCCGTATTCAGAACCTGAAGCAGCACATGCTGATCCACTCAG GAATTAAACCATTTCAGTGTGACCGCTGTGGGAAAAAGTTCACCAGGGCTTACTCGCTAAAGATGCATCGCCTAAAGCATGAAG TGATTTCCTAG
- the ZBTB44 gene encoding zinc finger and BTB domain-containing protein 44 isoform X5 — protein MGVKTFTHSSSSHSQEMLGKLNMLRNDGHFCDITIRVQDKIFRAHKVVLAACSDFFRTKLVGQAEDENKNVLDLHHVTVTGFIPLLEYAYTATLSINTENIIDVLAAASYMQMFSVASTCSEFMKSSILWNTPNSQPEKGLDAGQENNSNCNFTSRDGSISPVSSECSVVERTIPVCRESRRKRKSYIVMSPESPVKCSTQTSSPQVLNSSTSYSENRNQPVDSSLAFPWTFPFGIDRRNQPDKVKQAENTRTLELPGPSETGRRMTDYVTCESTKTALPLGAEEDVRVKVERLSDEEVHEEVSQPVSASQSSLSDQQTVPGSEQVQEDLLISPQSSSIGSVDEGITEGLPTLQGTSSTSAHVDDDDRTERPSPNGPDRPFQCPTCGVRFTRIQNLKQHMLIHSGIKPFQCDRCGKKFTRAYSLKMHRLKHEVIS, from the exons atggGTGTGAAAACATTTACTCATAGCTCCTCTTCCCACAGCCAGGAAATGCTTGGAAAGCTAAATATGCTTCGAAATGATGGACATTTTTGTGATATCACTATTCGTGTCCAGGACAAAATCTTCCGGGCACATAAGGTGGTATTAGCAGCTTGCAGTGATTTCTTTCGCACCAAACTTGTAGGCCAAGCAGAAGATGAGAACAAGAATGTGTTGGATTTGCATCATGTTACAGTGACTGGCTTTATACCCCTTTTAGAGTATGCGTACACAGCTACTCTGTCAATTAACACAGAAAATATCATTGATGTTCTAGCTGCAGCCAGCTATATGCAAATGTTCAGTGTTGCTAGCACCTGCTCAGAGTTCATGAAATCAAGCATTTTATGGAATACACCCAACAGCCAACCAGAAAAGGGTCTGGATGCTGGACAAGAAAATAACTCTAACTGCAATTTTACGTCTCGAGATGGAAGCATTTCTCCAGTGTCTTCAGAGTGCAGTGTGGTAGAAAGAACCATCCCTGTCTGCCGAGAATCACGGAGAAAGCGCAAAAGCTACATTGTTATGTCTCCTGAAAGTCCTGTAAAGTGCAGCACACAAACAAGTTCTCCCCAGGTGTTGAATTCTTCAACTTCCTattcagaaaatagaaatcaaCCAGTTGACTCTTCTCTAGCTTTTCCCTGGACTTTTCCTTTTGGAATTGATCGAAGGAATCAGCCTGATAAGGTTAAGCAAGCAGAAAATACCCGGACTTTAGAATTACCTGGCCCATCTGAGACAGGGAGAAGAATGACTGATTATGTGACTTGCGAGAGCACAAAAACTGCCTTGCCTCTGGGTGCCGAGGAAGATGTCCGGGTCAAAGTGGAAAGGCTAAGTGACGAGGAGGTCCATGAGGAAGTATCCCAGCCTGTCAGTGCGTCTCAGAGTTCACTGAGTGATCAGCAGACAGTGCCAGGAAGTGAGCAAGTGCAAGAGGACCTTCTGATTAGTCCCCAGTCTTCCTCCATAG gctcagtagatgAAGGCATCACGGAGGGATTGCCTACGCTTCAGGGCACTTCTAGCACCAGCGCTCACGTAGATGATGATGATCG CACAGAACGGCCAAGTCCCAATGGTCCAGATAGACCTTTTCAGTGTCCAACGTGTGGGGTGCGATTCACCCGTATTCAGAACCTGAAGCAGCACATGCTGATCCACTCAG GAATTAAACCATTTCAGTGTGACCGCTGTGGGAAAAAGTTCACCAGGGCTTACTCGCTAAAGATGCATCGCCTAAAGCATGAAG TGATTTCCTAG